The genomic segment CGCGCTTGAGCGCCAGCGGGCCTTCGCTCGCCGGCTTGCCGCCCGTCACCGTCGTGTTGTGGAAGCACTCACCGCCCGGCGTGAGGAAGAACGCCTTGGTGTATTGCTCTGACAACTGCTGCGCCAGTCCGGTGTCTTCGACAATGTAGCCGTTCTTCAGCTTCGGCAGAATCGCCTCGAGCGAGCGGCCGAACCCGTTGAGCACCTTGATCGTGTCCTTCAGCGGAACGATCCCGTTGCCGCGCACATCCTCTTCGGCTTCCACACGCGCCATCAGCGCCGCTGGGTTCTCAGGGTGCACCAGGAACGTCGCGCGCCCATCCACGCCCGACTTGAGCATGTTCACGCCATGCTCAGCCGCGGTCCAGCTATTGACGACAAGATAATTCAGCTCGTCGCGCAGGAACTCATCGACCACATCTTCGTGCTCGCTGCTGACTTCCAGGAAATCCGCCAGCGTTCCCACCGGAGCCATGCCCTGGCCCAACGCGCCCGGCTTCAGCAACTGCCGCACCGTGTTAGTCGAGTAGCTGTGGTTCCTGATCAGCGACTCAAGCGAATTCTTCCGCCCACCCAGCGAGGCATGTTCGCTGCGTAGTTGATTCGCCTTCGCACGAACTCCGTTCTCTTCCGCGCGGCGCGCCTGCAACTGCTCCCGTAGCGAAGCGATCTCGCCCTCCAACTGCTTCAGCCGCTCCGTCGAAGATTCAAACGTGAGCCGTGCTTGTCCGCTCTGTACGCCGAGGTTTTCAAGCTCGTTGCGCGACTGCCCCATCTCGGCTTCGAGCCGTTCCGCCTCGCGCTCCAGCGCTGCCAGACTCTCTTCGGCCTGCGCGGTCGAGTTGCGCGCATTGCCGGCCAGCGTCAACAGATGCATCACGTGCCGCCGATTCGCCTCAAGCTGCCGCTCGGCATTGAAGACTTCCTCCTGCGCGGATCGCGCCTCCTGCTGGCGCGCCGCAACCTTCTGATGAAATGCCCTCGCGTCGCCGGAGGCGCTTTCAAGGAACGCATGCTGCTGCGCGCGCTCCTCTACGATCCCGGCCAACTGCGTCCGCGTCTGCTCGGCCTCTGCTGTCGCCGCCGCCATGCGTGCTTCGAGATCGGCTACGCGCTCAGTGTTGCCGCGCTCCCGTGCCGCCGCTCGCTCCAGCTCGACAGCAGCACTGTTGGCGCGCGTCTGGGCCTCCTGGCCGCCCTTCTCGATCTCGTACCCGCGCTCGGTCAGCGTGTGTTGGCTGGCTTCCATATCGCCAATCTCGCCCGCCGACACGTTGATCTTCTCCGTCAGCTCCGCGATCTCCGCATCCAGTCTCGCCTGCTCGGAGTCCATGTGCGCCATGCGGCTCGCCAGCACAACGCGCAGCTTGGCGCGCAGTTCATCGCGAACCTGCGCAAAACGCTCCGCCTTAGCGGCCTGACGCTTCAGCGAGTTCATCTGACGCGTGACTTCCTCAAAAATGTCGTCTACGCGCGCCAGGTTCTGCTTCGCCGATTCGAGCCGCAACTCCGCCAGACGCTTCTTCGTCTTGAAGCGCGTAATTCCCGCAGCCTCTTCGATAATGGCGCGGCGATCGTGTGGCTTCGAGCTCAGCAGCTGGCCGATGCGCTCCTGTCCGATAATCGCGTAGCTCTCCGGCCCCAGGCCCGTGCCCATGAAGATGTCCTGGATATCGCGCAGGCGGCACAGCTTGCCATTCAGCAGGTACTCGCTCTCTCCCGTTCTGAACAAACGCCGCGTAATGACGATCTCGCCCTTCGCAAACGTCCGCTGAAACTTGCGCCGCCGGATTTTCAGGACCACCGCCTGAAGCCCTTCCTGCGCAGCCTGGGCATTTTGCGCCGCCGCAGTATCGGCCACTTCCTCTTCCTGCGACTGCCCTGGCTGCTCGGCAGCGACAATCTCGTCAGACTCGGCTGCCCGCTGCTTCCGCAACGCCTCCTCGTCCCAGTCGGTCGGCTCCTGGTCGACGGTCACTTCCGGCTCAACGGGGATCGGCCCCTCGTACGACTCGGGATCCACCATGGTCAGGGTCACTTCCGCCATGCCCAGCGGCTTGCGGTCGCGCGTGCCCGCAAAGATGACGTCGGACATGTGCGTGCCGCGCAGCGTCTTGGCACTCTGCTCGCCGAGCACCCAGCTCACGGCGTCCAGGATGTTCGACTTGCCGCAACCGTTCGGACCCACAACCACGGCCATGCCCGTGCCCGACACTGTTAACTCCGTGCGGTCGCAAAAGCTTTTGAAGCCGAGGATCTGGACTTTTTTCAGTTTCAGCATGCAATCTCCATCTAGCCGGGGGTCTATACGGCCGCTCTGCACAACCCATAGGGCAATCAGCTGGGGGAACAATAAACCACGTCAGATTGCCTTTGATTGAGACTCTACGAAGCCCAAAACGCAGGGTCAACCGGTCCAAGGCGGGTTTTTGTGGATAAGAGAGTACAGAATTCAACTTAAGGAAAATTAGGTCTACTTTAGGCTTCTCTTCGGCTTTTCTACCCGAATTGCAGCCCGGTTTTCAACAGGCAGACCCATCGAGCGGACTCAGGTTGGTAACTGCTTACTCTCAGCTATAGCCTTCTGCCTTCATCTGGGGCAGCAATAGCTGAGGCCTGATAGCTGATGGCTGACGGCCGCTTTTATGACTTTTTCCAACGCACGCAACGCCTGCGGGCGTGGGAAACCGGGACGGCTCGCAAGCCGAATGGAGCGCGCTGTTTCCCGGGCCAGTGGCCGTACGGCAATCTCCAGCCGGCCCAGAGAGTCTGCCGCTAGGAACGGAATCAGCGTAGTTCCATATCCGGCCGCCACCAGGTTCACCAGCGTTTCCAATGTTGCCGCTTGCATGGACGACTGCAGGGCGTTACGGGTGGATTTGCCACCGCACGCTTCCAGCGCCTGCGTAGCGAGGCAGTGGCCCTCAGCGAGCACAAGCAACTCGCCGGCAATGGCCTTCTGCTCTACCGATTTTGCGCCGGAGAGCCGATGATCCACTGGCAAGGCTGCTAACAATGGCTCCTTAAATAGCTCAATCTCCGTGATCTCTGGAGCGTCCGTCTCGGTCGCCAGCAAAGCCGCGTCGAGCTTGTGACTGCGGAGGCCCTCGATCAGCGCGCGCGTCTGATCCTCCCAGAGTTCGATCGTCAGGCCTGGGTAGGACTGCCGTAGCGGCTTGAGGATCAGTGGCATGAGGTAAGGAGCCAAAGTCGGGATCACGCCAAGACGCAGAGGGCCGACCAAAGGGTCGCGGGCGGACTGCGCAACGGCCTCCATTTCTCGAGCCTGGGCAAGCGCGAGTCGTGCGTGCTCAAGAATCTGCGATCCCACGGGTGTGAGCTCAACACGCTTGTTGGTCCGCTCCAGCAGCTTCACGCCCAGTGAGTCTTCTAGCTTTCGAATCTGACTCGACAGCGTGGGCTGGCTCACATTGCATGCTTCGGCCGCGCGGCCGAAGTGCCGATGCTCCGCGACAGCTACTAAGTACTTAAAATCCTGCAGGTTCATCTTCGCCCTTCAAGAATTACTTGAACAATGGCGGACGCTATTTGAGCAGCAGCCCTTTCAAGGATAGAGGACAAAAATTGCAGATGCGAAATCTCGTCTGAATTCTCCTTCACGTTCTTCAAACAAGACAAACCCAACGTCAGACGAAGGGAGAGGTAATTGTCCATCCCTTCGTCGTCGGCCCATCGCGATATTGGTAGGCCGCTCACCGGCTGTGACCACAGACACATTACCTAGGGTAAATACGGGGTAGAGTTTCAGCCTGGAAATTCACTTCGATCGCCGCATCCGGCGAATTGACATCGCGGACAACAAAGCGGCGACCGGTCCCCGCATGCAAACCCTTCAGGCTTGCATCGGGAGTGGGGGAGGGGACCGTGTGTATCCTTGCTCGTTTTGTCTTAACTTCTCTCAGACTTGTCCTGGCGGCTACCGCCCTGCTTTATGTCAGTGAGATTCCGTGCGCAACTGCCGATAGTAAGAGCGAAAAACATTTGAATGACTTGCGCAAGCGCGCCGAGCAGGGTTACCCGGAGCAGCAGTTGGAGTTGGCCAAGGCTTATCTCATGGGCAAGGGAGTGCCGCAGGACCTCGAAAAGGCTGCTCATTGGTATGAGATGGCGGCGCGGCGCGGCAATCCCGAAGCGGAGAACCAGATCGCGTACTTTTATCAGAAGGGGATTGGCGTACCAACGGATCCGGTGCGCGCGTTCCACTGGTACCAGCTTGCATCGGCATCGGGGCTGGTGTGGGCCAAAGTGAACCTGGGGGTGTCCTATCTGTACGGAATGGGGGTGCCGAAAAATGCATCGACGGCGCGGCACCTGTTCCAAGAGGCAGTCGGCAACGGCAATGGCCTTGCGGCAGCCTACCTGGGTCACATGGATTACTTCGGCCTGGGCGGACCCGTCGACAAAGCTGCCGCGGATAAGTGGTTTGTGATCGGATCTAAACTGCATGATCCGATCGCCGCGTACAGCCTGGGACTTCTGTACTCGGAGTACGACGACCATTCCAAGGATAACCATAGAGCGGCGGAGTTGTTCCGGTTTTCTGCCCGCAAAGGATACATACTGGCGAAGCATGAGCTTGGGCGCCTGCTTGTCAATCACCCGGAACTGGCGAAGTCACCCCAGGAGGCACGCACTCTGCTATTAGAGGCTTCGGGAGCAGGGCTGTGGAACTCGTCGGCGGTGTTAGGAGCGCTGGCGCGCGACGGTATCGGAGAGCCGGCGGATGCGGGCCACGCGTACTACTGGTTCTTTCTGAGTAAGCTGCAGGGCGGTGCGATTGCAGAGAAGGTCGTTGCGCGCGACGTTAGCGTGCTGGAGCAGGAACTACCTGATAGGGAGCTGGCGAAACTCTCGAAGGAGGCGCAAGATCGCTTCGGGCAGCAGCCGAAGGCGGTGATGTTCCTTAGCCAGCTCGGCGACGATGGAGGGGTTCAACTTCGCGTGCCGGTAATTCTGGATTCGACAGGAAAGACGACTGGAGACTGACGCGATGGGCCCATTGGTCCCAGTAAGTGCTGCCCGCTTTACCACCGCACCTACGGGGTCACGTGTATTGCCACGTCTCCTCGTGGTGGTTAGCAGCGCTCAGCCTAACCTCTACCAGCCTTAGGACTCAGGGAAGCGAGATCGCTGCCGCGATTGCGGGAGTCGCGGCAGGAATGGAAGTCGGGGTGGGGGGCGTTAACCACGCCACCCGCTCGTCTACGAAGGGATGCGTCTAGCAGGGTCCGAACAGACTCCAACTAAAAAATGAAAAGCACCAGTGACATATCTGTTATCGCAGGTACAACGACTGGTATCGAGCCCGGAAAGGTTGTCAGCGTGAAGGGGCGTAAGGAATCTGTGCGAACCATGGTTAACAAAAGAGCCCCTGCCGGTCGGCAGGGGCTTCAGGACAACAGGCCAGACATTCAGAAGGTGAATCTTGCGGCGAACTGAAACTGGCGCGGGCTGTTGACGGTTGAGGTGATTTGCCCGAAAGCATCCACATCGGGGGAGCCCGGGGTCAGGGCCGACTTGGCGCTGGGCACGTTGGGCATGCCAAGCTGCGCATGATTGGTTACGTTGTACGAGGCGATCTCGAGTCGCAGATTCTTCGTCTCGCGGATCTTGAAGTTCTTGTAGAGCGACAGATCCAGATTCTGCGCGCCCATGGTGCGGACGTGATCGAGATAGGCAGGCGCCGTTCCCGGCGTGAACGGGTCAGCCGGAGGCCGGAAGCACTCGGTCGTGAACCAGCGCGATTGCGAGTGCGGCGCGTGAATGCTGGGATCGCAAACCATGTCGGCTCGCTGGTTGAAGTACGCAGGCTCAAGCCCTGAACTAGGCGAGGCGATAGGGATGCCGGTGCTCAGGTAAAGGATGAAGCTGCCAGTCCATCCGCCCAGGAAGCCGTTGCCAAGACCGCCAAGGTCGACCGCGCGGCCGCTGCCGATGGGCAGGTCGTAGGACGCGGTGCCGGTGTACTGCAGATGCACGTCCTGCGGGCTAATTGCCCAATCGAGCTTGAGGTTCTTCCAGTCCTGCGGCGCGCCGGCATGCGAGCCCACGAAGCTGAGCGGAGGATTGCCGTCATCGGTCATCAGCTTTGCCCAGGTGAAGGACGACAGCAGAGTGAAGTGATTCGTCAGCCGCTTCTGCACCTTCGTCTGAAGCGAGTTGTACTGCGAATCGCCACCGGGATAGGCGGAGACGTTCACGCCGTTTCCGCCGCCATAGCTGCCGTTGCCGAACTGGGGATACGGCTGCAAAGCGACCCAGAGAGGAACCATGTCTTGGCCGTAATTGGCATTGGTGGCAGGCAAAATCGAAGCCCACTGATTGGGCACCATCTGGCAGCCGTCTGATCCGTCGATGCAGAGCGCTGTTTGGTACCTGCGAATGGTCTGCAGATCAAGCTGGTTCAGATCGACTGAGCCGAGCGGCAGGAAAAGCCCGCGGCTGCCCACGTAGGCTGCGCTCAGCACGAACCCGTGCGGAAACTCATACTCCCATCCCAGGTTGTAGTTGTAAGTGGTGACGGTGCGCTGGGTGTGCAGCATGGTGTTGATTGACTGTCCGAGGTTGTTGCCGAGCCCGCTGGGTGCCTTTGTGAATGTGGGAACGACTCCGTCAGGGAACGGATTGGTGACCGAATAGGGCACTGTGTAATCGCCTACCCCGCTCGAAAGATTGGTTCCACAGGCCGCCGAGCCGTTGAATACGGTGTTGCCGTCCGCGTTGTAGCAGGTGGACTGCCAGTTGGTGACCGAGGAGAATCCATCGCTATTCTGGGAAGCGCCGCCGACCATATGCGCGCTGGGTCCGTAATAGAACCCACCGCCCGCACGGACGACAAAGTGCCGCGTCGCCTGCCATGCGATGCCCAGGCGTGGGCCGAAGTCGTGAAGGTTCGTCTCAAACGGAGAGCGATTGCCGCTGTTCACATAGACCTCGGCTCCCTTGTACGCAACACCGTTGACGGTGTTGCTCACATTCGGTTCGAAGTATTCCAGGCGGTCGTGGCGCTCATTGCGGCTGCCGAAGATGTCCCAGCGCAGCCCGGCAGTGACCGTCAGATTCTGCGTCGGGCGCCAGGTGTCTTCAACGAACGCTGCGTAATACGGGTTGGACCCTGCGATGAACAGGTCCTTGGTGAAGTTATAGCTTTCGGCGCCGGGAACCGAACCCATGCCGACGAGAAAGGAGGCGAAATCGCTGCCGCCGTTGCCGTTGCTCACGGAGTCATCTGTCGCGGTGATGTCGAATGAGTAGTCGCCGGAGGAGGACGGCGGCTGCCCCACGTTGAGGTAGCGCTTAAGCCATTCAAAACCAGTGCTGATGGAGTGTTTGCCCCATGCCTTGGTGATAGCGGCATTGGCATCGCTGTTTTCGCTGGCGTACTGGAAGGTGTTCCAGTTAGCCGTGCCGCCAATGCCGCTACTCACATCCCAGAAATCAATGATGGGCAGCGTCTTGTAGGTCTGCTCCGCCGCGAGCGAGGCGGGGAAACCGAGTTTGGTGATGTCATAGCCGTTCTGGCGGGGATCGCCGCTCTGGTTCTCATAGTGGCGGGTGAAGGAGTAACGCAGCTGGAGAACGGTTGTGGGATTGATGGTCAGGTCGTCGGCAACCAGGATGTTGCGGCCGTTGGTGACGTTCTGTGCGTAGTTGAGATCCCACATGTTGTTGAACGCGTTGAAGCCGGCGGTGAAAAGGCGGTCGAAGGAAAAGCGCCCGAAGATGCGCTGTTTCTCGCTCTGCTGCCAGTCCATGCGGACGTCGAACCGCTGCGCGTCGAAGGGGTCGGTTCCCGGCTGGAAGAAGTTGTTGATGACTCCTCCCTGCGCGTCGCAGGTGGAGGGGCTGGGCATGTTGCACTTAGAGAAGTTCTGGAGGAACGCTAGCGCCGTGGGGTTGGGGTTGGTGATTTTGTTGCCGGGGAAGGGCTGGCGTGTGCCGTCCGCGTTATCGGGCCGCGTGGGGTCGTAGATGGTGAATGGATCGGCGGAGAAGTCGCCCGTGCGCTCGGCCGTGGTGGGGACCGTAAACCAGCCGGAGCCGTCGTACGACTGCTGCTGGGTAGCTTCGTAATCGCCGAAGAAAAACAGCTTGCCATGGAGAATGGGGCCGCCGATGGATGCGCCTTCCTGGTAGCGATGGAAGTCAGGCGTGCCCGCGCCGCTCTGCTTGTTGAAGAACTCGTTGGCCGCGAGAATGTTCGGCCGGAATACGCCGAAGACGCTGCCGTGGAACTTGTCGCCACCGGACTTGCTGGCGAGGCTGATCACGCCCGCGCCGCCGCTCAGGTACGACGCCGGCGTGTTCTGCGTCTCGACGCGCGTTTCCTCCACAGCATCTTCGGGGAGATCGAGAGCGGGCATGATCGCGCCGGCGTTGTTTTCGGCGATGCCGAGTGGGCTGCCATCGACCATGTAGTAGACCGAGCCGACGATGGCTCCGTTGAACGTGTAGGACGAGACGTCGATGCCGGGGCGTCCGGCAGAGATACTGGTAATCTGCTGCGAACTGGAGGAATTGGGCGCGCCGTTGGCGGGCGTCACGCCGGCGCTCAACTGGACCAGGTCATAGACATTGCGGGTCAGCAAGGGCACGCGGTCGATAGTCTCGGCATTGATGAGCTGGCCGACTGTCGAGTTGCTGGTGTCGACCAGTTCGGTCGAGCCGGTGACCGTGACAACCTCGTTCACCGATCCGACCTTCATCGAAATGTTGACCGTGGTCACCTGGTCCAGCGTGACGGTGACATGCTTCTGGACGACGGTCTCGAATCCGTTGGCGGTGGCGTTCACGTCGTAAGTGCCGGGCGCGAGGGAGACGAAGGTGTAGAGGCCGGCGCCAGTGGTGACAGTGGTGAGCTTGGTGCCGGTGGCGGTGTTGATGATCGTGACTGCGGCGCCGGGAATGATGGCTCCGGTGGTGTCGGAGACGAGGCCGCTGATGCCTCCGCGCCCCGCTTGCGCAAAGAGGGAAGGCGCAAGCCCGAGAAGGATGGGGAGCAAGAGGAGGATTTTGAGAATGGGAATATGTTTTCCTTTTTTGATATGCATTGAGCGCCTCCCGGTGTACTATTCAAACGTTTGAATAGCGTTGACTGAATATAGGTCTCACTCGGATAGGTGTCAAGAAGAAACCCATAAGGATTTGTGAGCGGCCAGCGCCGGATGACAGGCCCGGCGTGGGATGATTGCCAAAACCACTGCGTTCCACATGGGCCAAAGACCAGGGGGTCGGTTGTGAGCCAGAGGAAATCCGGTCACGTCACTTTGCTA from the Occallatibacter riparius genome contains:
- a CDS encoding tetratricopeptide repeat protein, whose product is MNDLRKRAEQGYPEQQLELAKAYLMGKGVPQDLEKAAHWYEMAARRGNPEAENQIAYFYQKGIGVPTDPVRAFHWYQLASASGLVWAKVNLGVSYLYGMGVPKNASTARHLFQEAVGNGNGLAAAYLGHMDYFGLGGPVDKAAADKWFVIGSKLHDPIAAYSLGLLYSEYDDHSKDNHRAAELFRFSARKGYILAKHELGRLLVNHPELAKSPQEARTLLLEASGAGLWNSSAVLGALARDGIGEPADAGHAYYWFFLSKLQGGAIAEKVVARDVSVLEQELPDRELAKLSKEAQDRFGQQPKAVMFLSQLGDDGGVQLRVPVILDSTGKTTGD
- a CDS encoding LysR substrate-binding domain-containing protein translates to MNLQDFKYLVAVAEHRHFGRAAEACNVSQPTLSSQIRKLEDSLGVKLLERTNKRVELTPVGSQILEHARLALAQAREMEAVAQSARDPLVGPLRLGVIPTLAPYLMPLILKPLRQSYPGLTIELWEDQTRALIEGLRSHKLDAALLATETDAPEITEIELFKEPLLAALPVDHRLSGAKSVEQKAIAGELLVLAEGHCLATQALEACGGKSTRNALQSSMQAATLETLVNLVAAGYGTTLIPFLAADSLGRLEIAVRPLARETARSIRLASRPGFPRPQALRALEKVIKAAVSHQLSGLSYCCPR
- the smc gene encoding chromosome segregation protein SMC; translation: MLKLKKVQILGFKSFCDRTELTVSGTGMAVVVGPNGCGKSNILDAVSWVLGEQSAKTLRGTHMSDVIFAGTRDRKPLGMAEVTLTMVDPESYEGPIPVEPEVTVDQEPTDWDEEALRKQRAAESDEIVAAEQPGQSQEEEVADTAAAQNAQAAQEGLQAVVLKIRRRKFQRTFAKGEIVITRRLFRTGESEYLLNGKLCRLRDIQDIFMGTGLGPESYAIIGQERIGQLLSSKPHDRRAIIEEAAGITRFKTKKRLAELRLESAKQNLARVDDIFEEVTRQMNSLKRQAAKAERFAQVRDELRAKLRVVLASRMAHMDSEQARLDAEIAELTEKINVSAGEIGDMEASQHTLTERGYEIEKGGQEAQTRANSAAVELERAAARERGNTERVADLEARMAAATAEAEQTRTQLAGIVEERAQQHAFLESASGDARAFHQKVAARQQEARSAQEEVFNAERQLEANRRHVMHLLTLAGNARNSTAQAEESLAALEREAERLEAEMGQSRNELENLGVQSGQARLTFESSTERLKQLEGEIASLREQLQARRAEENGVRAKANQLRSEHASLGGRKNSLESLIRNHSYSTNTVRQLLKPGALGQGMAPVGTLADFLEVSSEHEDVVDEFLRDELNYLVVNSWTAAEHGVNMLKSGVDGRATFLVHPENPAALMARVEAEEDVRGNGIVPLKDTIKVLNGFGRSLEAILPKLKNGYIVEDTGLAQQLSEQYTKAFFLTPGGECFHNTTVTGGKPASEGPLALKRDLRETEKKLAAVEAALGEAEAQAASLTRTIEDLTRQLEERSEERRQAEREMANQGAALKQMESEVQRIDRRFQEWTLQAARNKDAREAKHALIDQKRDEAVRLEQQHGEAELSLDAQQAALVEIRQKREGLQQEAAQLTAELAGLEERRRGAEAAFQRIDRLHADLERRVLAIEQQRAAAEAEREQRIRESETLSARQEELTAVRAEAVAQAQALAAEAQELRHQLANLETQLKTGRAGLDQLRDDRANRASELAKLKSDLEHLEASCLAEVNVEAVVLREDKEIAHIEGEALTAQEDECRGLKQRIEQMGPVNMMALDEYKETADRHGFLETQRKDLIESIENTQETIKEIDQISRQKFDEAFAKINENFANVFTRLFHGGQAFLRLTDAENSAESGLDIVASPPGKKLQNVLLLSGGEKALTAISLLVGIFQFQPSPFCVLDEVDAALDETNVGRLADLLHGLSKDTQFLLVTHSKRMMHSADMIYGVTMQEPGVSKVVSVQLSHHEPQRATA
- a CDS encoding TonB-dependent receptor — protein: MHIKKGKHIPILKILLLLPILLGLAPSLFAQAGRGGISGLVSDTTGAIIPGAAVTIINTATGTKLTTVTTGAGLYTFVSLAPGTYDVNATANGFETVVQKHVTVTLDQVTTVNISMKVGSVNEVVTVTGSTELVDTSNSTVGQLINAETIDRVPLLTRNVYDLVQLSAGVTPANGAPNSSSSQQITSISAGRPGIDVSSYTFNGAIVGSVYYMVDGSPLGIAENNAGAIMPALDLPEDAVEETRVETQNTPASYLSGGAGVISLASKSGGDKFHGSVFGVFRPNILAANEFFNKQSGAGTPDFHRYQEGASIGGPILHGKLFFFGDYEATQQQSYDGSGWFTVPTTAERTGDFSADPFTIYDPTRPDNADGTRQPFPGNKITNPNPTALAFLQNFSKCNMPSPSTCDAQGGVINNFFQPGTDPFDAQRFDVRMDWQQSEKQRIFGRFSFDRLFTAGFNAFNNMWDLNYAQNVTNGRNILVADDLTINPTTVLQLRYSFTRHYENQSGDPRQNGYDITKLGFPASLAAEQTYKTLPIIDFWDVSSGIGGTANWNTFQYASENSDANAAITKAWGKHSISTGFEWLKRYLNVGQPPSSSGDYSFDITATDDSVSNGNGGSDFASFLVGMGSVPGAESYNFTKDLFIAGSNPYYAAFVEDTWRPTQNLTVTAGLRWDIFGSRNERHDRLEYFEPNVSNTVNGVAYKGAEVYVNSGNRSPFETNLHDFGPRLGIAWQATRHFVVRAGGGFYYGPSAHMVGGASQNSDGFSSVTNWQSTCYNADGNTVFNGSAACGTNLSSGVGDYTVPYSVTNPFPDGVVPTFTKAPSGLGNNLGQSINTMLHTQRTVTTYNYNLGWEYEFPHGFVLSAAYVGSRGLFLPLGSVDLNQLDLQTIRRYQTALCIDGSDGCQMVPNQWASILPATNANYGQDMVPLWVALQPYPQFGNGSYGGGNGVNVSAYPGGDSQYNSLQTKVQKRLTNHFTLLSSFTWAKLMTDDGNPPLSFVGSHAGAPQDWKNLKLDWAISPQDVHLQYTGTASYDLPIGSGRAVDLGGLGNGFLGGWTGSFILYLSTGIPIASPSSGLEPAYFNQRADMVCDPSIHAPHSQSRWFTTECFRPPADPFTPGTAPAYLDHVRTMGAQNLDLSLYKNFKIRETKNLRLEIASYNVTNHAQLGMPNVPSAKSALTPGSPDVDAFGQITSTVNSPRQFQFAARFTF